A stretch of the Sulfurimonas sp. HSL-1656 genome encodes the following:
- a CDS encoding WecB/TagA/CpsF family glycosyltransferase: MTLSSEKKSSYVCVVNVHMTMEAHRDAAFGAVVNNADIATPDGMPIAKAMKLLYGIEQDRVAGMDLLPDLMGECEKRGKSVFLYGSTDEILEKIVVRAKQELPNLTIDAYSPPFRTLSPEEKEEIVSRINAKNPGFVFVALGCPKQEKWMAEHLGSIDSCMIGLGGSFEVYAGVKTRAPDWMQKYSLEWLYRLIQEPGRLWKRYLTTNIPFILLLIKQWAHI; this comes from the coding sequence ATGACACTGTCATCGGAGAAAAAGTCGAGCTATGTCTGTGTCGTGAACGTTCATATGACCATGGAAGCTCATCGCGATGCCGCATTTGGAGCCGTGGTCAACAATGCGGATATCGCCACGCCGGATGGGATGCCGATTGCCAAAGCGATGAAACTACTGTACGGCATCGAGCAGGACAGGGTGGCAGGCATGGACCTGCTGCCCGACCTCATGGGCGAATGCGAGAAGCGTGGGAAGTCAGTCTTTTTGTATGGATCGACCGATGAAATTCTCGAGAAGATCGTTGTGCGGGCCAAACAGGAACTGCCGAATCTCACTATAGACGCCTATTCACCACCGTTCAGGACACTGTCACCGGAGGAAAAAGAGGAAATAGTGTCGAGGATCAATGCGAAAAACCCCGGCTTCGTCTTTGTCGCCCTCGGGTGCCCCAAACAGGAGAAATGGATGGCGGAGCACCTGGGCAGTATCGATAGCTGCATGATCGGTCTGGGAGGTTCTTTCGAAGTCTATGCCGGGGTGAAAACGAGGGCACCCGATTGGATGCAGAAGTATTCGCTAGAGTGGCTGTACAGATTGATACAGGAGCCGGGGCGTTTGTGGAAGCGCTATTTGACGACGAATATCCCGTTTATTCTGCTGCTGATTAAACAATGGGCGCATATTTGA
- a CDS encoding acyltransferase, with translation MQQRNYSGTNFVTGLRFIAVFLVFLIHSGGAGLREYSLWTSDFVSYGQNGVEVFFVISGFTIFYQIFEKNYEFKKFLQVRIIRISLVYFPILLFLYVVYKTTGVIVSDLSYKLNNGVISLENLLVHMVYLGFLDVKYANTIIGVEWTLNVEVFYYILLGYLIYKGLLRGEIKNTVYYLVVFLLLSFIVAIISYKHMIDPLWVNWMPFYYGYMFILGGFAYSLRKHITESFNSTNLSLISNSATAIAIILWLGLALNHTYFPAKVSGGLTALIVFILLLFTRDNSVFSFLLNNKVFIFIGSLSYSFYLLHMICIYVVKEFIIEPFGVFLVSFMMTLFVSYISYELLEIKAYIKLKSFVLKKR, from the coding sequence ATGCAACAAAGAAATTATAGCGGTACAAACTTCGTGACTGGGTTGAGATTTATTGCAGTTTTTTTAGTATTTCTTATTCATTCTGGTGGTGCTGGATTAAGAGAATATTCTTTGTGGACGAGTGATTTTGTAAGTTATGGACAAAATGGTGTTGAGGTATTTTTTGTCATTTCAGGATTCACTATTTTTTATCAGATTTTTGAAAAAAATTACGAATTCAAGAAGTTTCTACAAGTTCGAATTATTCGTATCAGTTTGGTTTATTTTCCAATATTACTTTTTCTATATGTAGTTTACAAAACAACTGGAGTAATAGTTAGTGATTTGTCGTATAAATTAAATAACGGTGTGATTTCGCTAGAGAATTTATTAGTGCACATGGTTTATTTGGGTTTTCTTGATGTCAAGTATGCGAATACGATTATTGGTGTAGAATGGACTCTGAATGTTGAAGTTTTTTATTACATTCTATTAGGTTATTTGATTTACAAAGGTCTATTAAGAGGTGAAATAAAAAATACGGTTTATTATTTAGTGGTTTTTTTACTCTTATCTTTTATCGTTGCAATTATTTCGTATAAGCATATGATTGACCCACTTTGGGTTAATTGGATGCCCTTCTATTACGGTTATATGTTCATTCTGGGAGGTTTCGCATACTCATTAAGAAAGCATATTACTGAATCTTTTAATTCTACTAATCTATCCTTGATATCAAATTCTGCTACTGCTATCGCCATTATTTTATGGTTGGGTCTTGCATTAAACCATACTTATTTTCCGGCAAAGGTCTCAGGGGGGTTGACAGCATTAATAGTTTTTATTCTGCTGCTATTTACTAGAGATAACAGTGTTTTTTCTTTCCTTTTAAACAACAAAGTTTTTATTTTTATCGGCTCATTGAGTTATTCGTTCTACTTATTACATATGATATGTATATATGTTGTGAAAGAGTTTATCATTGAACCTTTCGGAGTTTTTTTGGTTAGTTTTATGATGACATTGTTTGTTTCCTATATTTCATATGAGTTACTTGAAATAAAGGCATATATAAAACTAAAATCATTTGTTTTAAAGAAAAGATGA
- the cysQ gene encoding 3'(2'),5'-bisphosphate nucleotidase CysQ: protein MLESIELEVIVAIAKKAGDAIMAIYEQGFTVEYKDDNSPLTTADTTANEIICQALKEFYPKIPLLSEENKAVPYEERKHWEFYWCIDPIDGTKEFIKKNGEFTVNIALIHKDTPVLGVVYAPALGDMYKAKKGEGAFKNGLRLPLKENKTPELSLHVVASKSHLSEETQAFIDTLAKTTREIHQVSKGSSLKLCMVAEGEADVYPRLAPTMEWDTAAADAVVRESGKMIYQYAPDISDNVPMVYNKPDLLNPWFVAKDVR, encoded by the coding sequence ATGCTTGAATCGATCGAGTTGGAAGTCATCGTGGCCATTGCCAAAAAAGCGGGTGATGCCATTATGGCTATTTACGAGCAGGGATTTACTGTCGAGTACAAAGATGACAACTCCCCGCTGACTACAGCCGACACGACTGCCAACGAGATCATCTGCCAGGCGCTCAAAGAGTTCTACCCGAAGATCCCGCTGCTCTCGGAAGAGAACAAGGCCGTGCCTTACGAGGAACGAAAGCATTGGGAATTTTACTGGTGCATCGACCCCATCGACGGTACCAAGGAGTTCATCAAGAAAAACGGCGAGTTCACCGTCAACATCGCGCTGATCCACAAAGACACGCCTGTTCTCGGCGTCGTGTACGCCCCGGCCCTGGGCGACATGTACAAGGCAAAAAAGGGGGAGGGAGCTTTCAAGAACGGCCTCAGACTTCCTCTGAAAGAGAATAAAACACCGGAACTCTCTTTGCACGTTGTTGCAAGCAAGTCACACCTTTCCGAAGAGACGCAAGCCTTCATTGACACACTGGCCAAAACGACCAGGGAGATCCACCAGGTTTCTAAGGGGAGCTCGCTCAAACTGTGCATGGTCGCAGAGGGCGAAGCCGACGTCTACCCCCGCCTCGCCCCGACGATGGAGTGGGATACGGCGGCGGCGGACGCCGTTGTCCGCGAAAGCGGGAAGATGATATATCAATATGCCCCGGATATATCGGATAACGTACCGATGGTTTACAACAAGCCTGATCTTTTGAACCCCTGGTTTGTCGCAAAAGACGTTAGATGA
- a CDS encoding glycosyltransferase family 4 protein, whose product MKKLNLLCILHLSPPTHGAAKVGDFIHESSLLKDTFECRFIPIRSSETIGEIGKVNVKKFWYFVELFFKVLWSLIVFRPEKIYFTASVKGFAFYRDLLLSPLWKVYSAMTKCEIFYHYHTKGVDAFVSDSTRNLQLTRFFLKGVNLILLSPLLEKDFEHVATYKGVAFLPNGVEDLAEPKGFETLLQHKYASIDEVQLLYLSNMIKEKGYVEVLKLADVTKGEKIHFHFAGGWQNDEDEKEFFEFINEKGLQERVTFHGFMKGDDKAFLLQNAHLLLFPTRYKAETFGLVIIEAMSFGVPTISTDEGSIPNILDEKCGIVLHDNAELYNSLQIAKQKLLNPETARYCRQRYLENFTLEKFEHNLIGILQGEK is encoded by the coding sequence ATGAAGAAGCTTAACTTACTCTGTATTCTTCACCTGTCGCCGCCTACACATGGAGCAGCAAAGGTCGGTGATTTTATTCATGAGAGCAGCTTGCTGAAGGATACTTTTGAATGTCGGTTTATTCCTATACGTTCATCCGAGACCATAGGCGAAATCGGTAAGGTGAATGTTAAAAAGTTCTGGTATTTCGTGGAACTCTTTTTCAAAGTGCTCTGGTCGTTGATCGTATTTCGGCCGGAGAAGATCTACTTTACGGCATCCGTAAAGGGGTTTGCTTTTTATCGAGACCTGCTGCTTTCGCCGCTGTGGAAAGTTTATAGCGCTATGACGAAATGTGAAATCTTCTATCATTACCATACCAAGGGAGTCGACGCTTTCGTCTCCGATTCGACGCGTAACCTCCAGCTGACCCGTTTTTTCCTAAAGGGGGTCAATCTCATACTACTTAGCCCTCTGCTGGAAAAGGATTTTGAACACGTTGCAACGTACAAGGGTGTCGCCTTTTTGCCGAACGGGGTGGAAGATCTGGCGGAGCCGAAAGGTTTCGAAACGCTTCTGCAGCACAAGTACGCCTCTATTGATGAAGTGCAGCTCCTTTACCTGTCGAATATGATCAAGGAGAAGGGGTACGTCGAAGTCCTGAAACTTGCCGATGTGACCAAAGGGGAGAAGATTCATTTCCATTTTGCCGGCGGATGGCAAAACGATGAGGACGAAAAAGAGTTTTTCGAGTTCATAAACGAAAAAGGGCTGCAGGAGCGGGTGACGTTTCACGGGTTTATGAAAGGCGATGATAAAGCATTTCTTCTACAAAATGCACATTTATTGTTGTTCCCGACTCGGTATAAAGCAGAAACTTTTGGGTTGGTAATCATTGAAGCGATGTCATTTGGTGTACCTACTATTTCCACAGATGAAGGTTCCATTCCCAATATTCTTGATGAAAAATGCGGAATTGTTTTGCATGACAATGCCGAACTATACAACTCATTACAGATTGCGAAGCAAAAGCTTTTAAACCCTGAAACAGCCAGGTATTGCCGTCAGCGGTATCTGGAAAATTTTACATTGGAGAAATTTGAACACAACCTTATCGGGATATTGCAGGGTGAAAAGTAG
- a CDS encoding acyltransferase, translated as MFDQEGLAVGFLRLFLAISVVVAHAGPLMGYTFIGGVASVQIFFIISGFYMTLVLNKKYVGVRSNYLFFSNRFLRLFPIYIIVLLLSLLASLLSGTLFGKWVFLKAYVNYFDVINGYTFLYLIATNILIFGQDVVMFMGFDPLTGAMFFTENFKNSIPQMHSFLIIPQAWSIGVELLFYLVAPFLLRKKLRYILIFLIASLFLRGVIYYCLDWMNDPWLYRFFPTELALFLLGSISFHFYEYLTNNQKWIGLQNYFIFSYLLLILSYPLISTETIDLIQIKNWTLYICTVVVIPYLFTATKSSKIDNFIGELSYPVYLIHVLMIFMLRALKLEASLVPFAVVLSVIGGIVLVKYIDMPIEKYRQSRVSAIK; from the coding sequence TTGTTCGACCAGGAAGGACTTGCAGTGGGATTTCTGAGACTCTTTTTGGCCATAAGTGTCGTTGTAGCTCATGCGGGGCCGTTGATGGGTTATACGTTTATCGGCGGGGTGGCCTCCGTTCAAATTTTTTTTATTATTTCTGGATTCTATATGACGCTGGTGCTAAACAAAAAATATGTCGGTGTTAGGAGTAATTACCTGTTCTTTTCAAACCGTTTTTTGCGATTGTTTCCGATCTATATCATTGTTTTGCTTCTGTCGCTTCTGGCGTCACTTTTATCAGGAACACTTTTTGGCAAATGGGTCTTCCTGAAAGCGTATGTAAACTACTTTGATGTCATAAATGGCTACACATTTTTGTATCTTATTGCAACGAATATTTTAATCTTCGGGCAGGACGTCGTAATGTTTATGGGGTTTGACCCATTAACTGGTGCAATGTTTTTTACGGAAAACTTCAAAAATTCAATACCGCAAATGCATAGTTTTCTTATCATACCGCAGGCTTGGAGTATTGGAGTGGAACTGCTATTTTATCTGGTTGCACCCTTCCTCCTTAGAAAGAAATTGCGTTATATTCTGATTTTTTTGATAGCAAGTTTATTTTTAAGGGGAGTAATCTATTACTGTCTTGACTGGATGAATGATCCATGGTTATATAGGTTTTTCCCTACCGAATTGGCATTGTTTTTGTTGGGGAGCATTTCATTTCATTTTTATGAATACCTAACTAATAATCAAAAATGGATCGGATTGCAGAATTATTTTATTTTCTCTTATCTACTTTTAATCCTCTCATATCCACTTATATCGACAGAGACAATTGATTTAATACAGATAAAAAACTGGACATTATATATTTGTACAGTGGTCGTAATTCCGTATCTGTTCACGGCGACAAAAAGTTCAAAGATTGACAATTTTATCGGGGAATTGTCATATCCTGTTTATCTCATCCATGTTCTAATGATTTTTATGCTGAGGGCGTTAAAACTAGAGGCATCTTTAGTGCCGTTTGCCGTAGTGTTGTCAGTAATAGGTGGAATAGTACTGGTGAAATACATTGATATGCCGATAGAAAAATATAGGCAATCTCGTGTTAGTGCAATAAAATGA
- a CDS encoding glycosyltransferase family 2 protein: MIYIVTPVFNRKKFTRNYLEALSIQTCKDFKVVIVDDGSTDGTKEMILKNFPEVHYIEGDGNLWWAEGTNVGVKYALEQGATYIMTLNDDTIPESDYMEKMMYWSQNKPDALLGALAIDQKTGDVVYGGEKRNWRTGRGIPIIDSLSPAQQKGLHEVDLFPGRGLLIPAQVFDEIGFYDSKHFPQTIADLDFTYRAKRAGFGIFCNYDAKIAIYPEESGGVAFRKNKSWKNYFQHLFGIRGGGNLKWFVVCALKNCPIKYRFQFIFIGVIRRIFGYWIK; the protein is encoded by the coding sequence ATGATATACATAGTAACTCCTGTATTCAACAGGAAAAAATTTACCAGAAATTACTTAGAAGCTTTATCGATTCAAACATGCAAAGATTTTAAAGTAGTCATTGTTGATGATGGCTCGACAGATGGTACAAAAGAGATGATCCTAAAAAATTTTCCTGAAGTCCATTACATTGAAGGCGATGGGAACCTATGGTGGGCTGAGGGAACAAATGTTGGTGTGAAATATGCGTTGGAACAGGGGGCCACTTATATTATGACACTGAATGACGATACGATCCCAGAATCAGACTATATGGAAAAAATGATGTATTGGTCTCAGAACAAGCCAGATGCACTTTTGGGTGCGTTGGCAATAGATCAGAAAACCGGAGATGTTGTCTACGGCGGTGAAAAGAGAAATTGGCGGACAGGAAGAGGGATTCCAATCATTGATAGTTTATCTCCAGCACAACAAAAAGGACTGCATGAAGTGGATTTATTTCCTGGACGAGGTCTGTTGATACCTGCCCAGGTTTTTGACGAAATTGGTTTTTATGATTCGAAGCATTTCCCTCAAACGATTGCTGATTTAGATTTTACCTATAGAGCCAAGAGGGCAGGATTTGGGATTTTTTGTAATTACGATGCAAAAATTGCAATTTATCCGGAAGAAAGCGGTGGGGTCGCGTTTCGCAAAAACAAAAGTTGGAAAAATTACTTTCAACACTTGTTCGGTATCAGAGGTGGAGGAAATCTTAAGTGGTTTGTCGTTTGTGCATTAAAAAATTGCCCAATAAAGTACAGATTCCAGTTTATTTTTATTGGCGTCATAAGACGAATATTTGGATATTGGATTAAATAA
- a CDS encoding MATE family efflux transporter, translated as MQAANRVLKNTMFLYAKMGITVFISLYVTRLILNALGAHDFGLFTLIGGFVTLLTFLNVAMTSSSQRYMSYAEGKGDFNEQVSIFNISVVLHVGVGIVLIGILEAIAPFLFGHVFQIEPERLAAAKDIYHFAVLSALFMIVSVPYDAVINAHENMLFVAILGVFESLLKLGSALLVVAYAGDKLVFFGFAVLIISVTVFAVKGVYCHRQYREVRLNPVKYHDAKLLKKMFSFAGYSTLGSTSSMVSNYGQGIVLNMFYGTIVNAAQGIGGQVSGQLSAFAATMMKALNPLIAKSEGAGNRKLMLQATYAGTKFSFFLLIFFYIPFFVEMPVILDVWLKDVPEYTLVFTTLMLSRNLVEQLFLTLNSAIAATGNIKHFQIFHSLLTLVPLVVSYLLFMMGFKPFTLYVVYLLYAVAHGGLVLYFAKKEAGLSIRSYFIDVIFPTVISLVVIFAATALAYILVPQEPWRFGAVVLTSSAAFAVTVWTLGMSRQEREYALRVIRRRRNRSADV; from the coding sequence ATGCAAGCCGCAAACAGAGTTTTGAAAAATACGATGTTCCTCTATGCAAAAATGGGCATCACCGTATTTATTTCGCTCTATGTCACTCGCCTAATCCTTAACGCATTGGGGGCGCACGACTTTGGTCTTTTCACGCTGATCGGCGGTTTTGTGACGCTTTTGACTTTCCTCAACGTGGCCATGACCTCAAGCAGCCAGCGCTATATGTCTTATGCCGAGGGCAAAGGTGATTTCAACGAGCAGGTCAGTATCTTTAACATCAGCGTCGTTTTGCATGTCGGTGTGGGCATTGTTCTGATCGGCATCCTTGAGGCCATTGCCCCGTTTCTCTTCGGTCATGTATTCCAAATAGAACCGGAGCGGCTGGCAGCGGCGAAGGATATCTACCATTTCGCCGTACTCAGCGCTTTGTTCATGATCGTCTCCGTACCGTACGATGCGGTGATTAATGCGCATGAAAACATGCTTTTCGTGGCGATACTCGGAGTTTTCGAATCACTACTGAAGCTGGGAAGCGCTCTGCTAGTCGTAGCGTATGCGGGCGATAAACTTGTCTTTTTCGGATTTGCCGTGTTGATTATCAGCGTAACGGTTTTTGCCGTCAAAGGCGTTTATTGTCACCGGCAGTATCGCGAGGTGAGGCTGAACCCCGTGAAGTACCATGACGCGAAGCTGTTGAAAAAAATGTTCAGTTTCGCGGGCTATTCCACGCTTGGCTCTACGTCAAGCATGGTCTCCAATTACGGACAGGGGATTGTCCTGAACATGTTTTACGGCACGATTGTCAACGCGGCCCAGGGCATCGGCGGGCAGGTCAGCGGGCAGCTCAGCGCGTTTGCGGCGACGATGATGAAAGCGCTGAATCCGCTGATCGCGAAGAGCGAAGGGGCCGGCAACCGTAAGCTGATGCTTCAGGCCACTTATGCGGGGACAAAGTTCTCCTTTTTCCTCCTGATATTTTTTTACATCCCTTTTTTCGTAGAGATGCCGGTCATCCTCGATGTCTGGTTGAAAGATGTACCGGAGTACACCCTGGTGTTCACGACGCTGATGCTGTCGCGGAACCTCGTTGAGCAGCTTTTCCTGACGCTCAACTCGGCGATTGCGGCGACCGGGAACATCAAGCATTTCCAGATATTCCACTCGCTTCTGACGCTGGTCCCCCTGGTTGTCAGCTATTTGCTCTTTATGATGGGGTTTAAACCTTTCACGCTGTACGTGGTCTATCTTCTCTATGCCGTCGCCCACGGGGGACTGGTGCTCTACTTTGCCAAAAAAGAGGCCGGGTTGTCGATCCGGAGCTACTTCATCGACGTGATCTTTCCGACTGTTATATCCCTTGTCGTGATCTTCGCTGCTACTGCGCTGGCATATATCCTGGTGCCGCAGGAGCCGTGGCGTTTTGGTGCGGTTGTTTTGACCAGTTCCGCCGCTTTTGCGGTGACGGTTTGGACCCTTGGGATGTCAAGGCAGGAAAGGGAGTATGCCCTCAGGGTCATTCGCCGCAGGAGGAACAGGAGTGCCGATGTATAG
- a CDS encoding acyltransferase has product MSRDISDILKGVSIVVIMLHHMSQTFSPPGLLAPYQSFGYLGVSIFIFLSGYGLSSSYLQKKHLDHFLRKRVFRVYVPFFIVSLFYVILKFMFGSGMDLRDAFLVSSGIRLVSGSYWFVIFIMIAYIFFYFSFKKFEPKNALLSVTLLISLYWITCLLLGLGKWWYTTSFAFPLGILFAIYKDVLIPHIFQRRFMYLTGIIIALGISTVVALAPFPLFPSIGKTFSSTTFVLLIVFISIFANIHSKILKLIGVYAYEIYLSHVVLIVFLRDFNSIEHVAIFLLLVAVTAFGLHKITARIKF; this is encoded by the coding sequence ATGTCCAGAGATATTTCTGATATTCTTAAGGGAGTTAGTATTGTTGTCATCATGTTACACCATATGTCGCAGACTTTTTCCCCGCCGGGCTTATTGGCACCCTATCAAAGTTTTGGCTACCTTGGGGTATCCATTTTTATTTTTCTTTCTGGTTATGGTTTGAGTAGTAGTTATTTGCAAAAAAAACACCTGGACCATTTTTTAAGAAAAAGGGTTTTCAGAGTCTATGTACCATTTTTTATTGTCTCACTTTTTTATGTTATCTTAAAGTTTATGTTCGGAAGTGGAATGGACTTGCGAGATGCATTTTTAGTGTCTTCTGGAATACGACTTGTTAGCGGGTCATATTGGTTCGTTATATTTATAATGATTGCCTATATATTTTTTTATTTTTCATTTAAAAAGTTTGAGCCTAAAAATGCGCTCTTGTCTGTGACATTACTTATTTCCTTATATTGGATTACTTGTTTGCTACTTGGATTAGGTAAATGGTGGTACACAACGTCATTCGCTTTTCCACTTGGAATATTGTTCGCAATCTACAAAGATGTATTAATTCCCCATATTTTTCAAAGACGTTTTATGTATTTAACGGGGATAATTATTGCACTCGGTATATCAACCGTAGTTGCATTGGCACCGTTTCCCCTATTCCCCAGCATTGGCAAAACATTCTCTTCTACAACTTTTGTTTTATTGATTGTTTTTATAAGTATATTTGCAAATATCCATTCAAAGATACTTAAATTGATAGGTGTTTATGCATATGAAATATATCTTTCACATGTGGTGTTAATAGTATTCTTACGCGATTTTAATTCGATAGAACATGTTGCCATATTTTTATTATTAGTGGCTGTTACAGCCTTTGGCCTTCACAAAATAACCGCAAGAATTAAGTTCTAA
- a CDS encoding acyltransferase: MKIIYKAIYFLINKVINALSKVVVPIYFRLNGICFSEGLDCKGLPYLSIQGQFNIGKNFKNNNRLSSNPIGGTYRSLFVVRKNGVLIIGENTGLSGVSIVCHSKITIGDNVKIGGNTCIYDTDFHSLDMKTRRDPFHDKQGVKSAEIFISDDVFIGAHSLILKGVNIGKGSIVGAGSVVTTSIPGNEVWAGNPAKFIRKISDQYDD, from the coding sequence ATGAAAATAATTTATAAAGCTATATATTTTTTGATAAACAAAGTTATTAATGCTTTGTCAAAAGTGGTTGTACCTATATATTTTCGTTTGAATGGAATTTGTTTTTCTGAAGGATTAGACTGTAAAGGTTTGCCTTATTTAAGCATTCAAGGGCAATTCAATATTGGCAAAAACTTTAAAAATAATAACCGGTTGTCTTCAAATCCAATAGGCGGCACATACAGATCTTTGTTTGTAGTCAGAAAAAATGGGGTATTGATAATAGGTGAAAATACAGGATTGTCAGGAGTTTCGATTGTTTGCCATAGCAAAATTACAATAGGTGACAATGTCAAAATAGGCGGTAATACATGTATCTATGATACAGATTTTCATTCTCTGGATATGAAGACGAGAAGAGACCCCTTTCATGATAAGCAAGGTGTCAAATCAGCTGAAATTTTCATAAGTGATGATGTCTTTATAGGGGCTCATTCATTGATATTAAAGGGTGTAAACATTGGGAAAGGCTCCATAGTTGGAGCAGGTTCGGTTGTAACTACAAGTATACCTGGGAATGAAGTGTGGGCAGGAAATCCTGCAAAGTTCATCCGAAAGATTAGTGATCAATATGACGATTAG
- a CDS encoding DapH/DapD/GlmU-related protein, producing the protein MMKLWNEVLEDVQNNDNFKGRIIVVSYRIASFFRKKMTGRFTYLLFAPIILLYKLVTDLVLGCEIPVSTKIGRGFIIHHGRALVLNANVVIGNNVTLKHNTTIGNKQGPDGKDLGSPIIEDNVVIGPNSVLIGPIRIGKNSIVGAGSVVTKDVKPNSVVAGNPAKLIKKICLANCDEEA; encoded by the coding sequence ATGATGAAGCTATGGAATGAAGTTTTAGAAGACGTACAAAATAACGACAATTTCAAAGGTAGAATCATTGTTGTCAGTTATAGAATAGCAAGCTTTTTCCGCAAAAAAATGACAGGTAGATTCACATATCTACTTTTTGCACCGATCATTCTTCTATACAAATTAGTTACTGATTTAGTATTGGGGTGCGAAATCCCGGTATCTACGAAAATTGGCAGAGGATTTATTATCCATCATGGGCGGGCACTAGTTCTTAATGCGAATGTAGTAATTGGTAATAATGTGACATTGAAACATAATACGACAATTGGCAATAAGCAGGGGCCTGATGGGAAAGATTTGGGATCACCTATTATTGAAGACAATGTTGTGATAGGACCGAACAGTGTTTTAATTGGGCCGATAAGAATTGGTAAGAACTCGATTGTTGGTGCAGGTTCTGTAGTGACGAAGGATGTTAAACCCAATAGTGTTGTTGCTGGTAATCCCGCAAAACTCATTAAGAAAATTTGCCTCGCTAATTGTGATGAAGAAGCTTAA
- a CDS encoding glycosyltransferase family 4 protein: MPNIKYDNLPEGYSGAIFIGTIIEELLARGHRVTAITTTRAVDGDYEIKKFHYQNFTWIVVPYRPHSFRFNNWMLGRILDFYSYETKKIVSEINKLTPDIIHAHWSYEFAKSALKTKYKSLITIHDNAYKVLKYTRSIYRFFRLIMSELNFRNIQYASTVSPYMLEYAQKRIDNVRVIPNPVPIKYTEEQISSFIKLRINNMDKLKIIMINNGWNSLKNVMEGVKSFEIFHKKFPQAELHLIGSGYEENGIAHKSISSLKIENIYFHGKLTTEELLHELESAHLLLHTAREESFGVVLTEAMSLGVPVIGGTTSGAVPWVINETRLLVDINNPVDISDKMTEVFSDKNLYTHLSEKCYKHVVEQFSSKSVVDGYLDYYYEIINQESI, translated from the coding sequence TTGCCAAATATAAAATATGACAATTTACCGGAAGGTTATTCTGGAGCTATATTTATTGGAACAATCATTGAAGAGTTATTAGCCAGGGGACATAGAGTAACAGCGATTACAACAACCAGAGCTGTAGATGGAGACTATGAAATAAAAAAATTTCATTATCAGAATTTTACATGGATAGTTGTTCCGTATAGACCTCATTCTTTTAGGTTTAACAATTGGATGCTAGGAAGAATTCTAGATTTCTATTCTTATGAAACAAAAAAGATAGTAAGTGAAATTAATAAATTAACCCCAGATATTATCCATGCACATTGGTCTTATGAATTCGCAAAATCTGCTTTAAAAACAAAATATAAAAGCTTAATTACTATTCATGACAATGCGTATAAAGTTCTAAAGTATACAAGAAGTATATACAGGTTTTTCAGATTGATTATGTCTGAACTAAATTTTAGAAACATTCAATATGCTTCAACAGTCTCTCCTTATATGCTTGAATATGCACAAAAAAGGATTGACAATGTTAGGGTTATTCCAAACCCTGTTCCAATCAAATACACTGAGGAACAAATATCATCATTTATAAAATTAAGAATTAATAATATGGATAAACTAAAAATTATAATGATAAATAATGGTTGGAATAGCCTGAAAAATGTAATGGAAGGAGTGAAATCATTTGAAATTTTTCACAAAAAATTTCCTCAAGCAGAATTACATTTAATTGGAAGTGGCTATGAAGAAAACGGCATTGCACATAAGAGTATTTCATCTTTGAAAATAGAAAACATATATTTTCATGGGAAATTGACTACTGAAGAGTTGTTGCATGAATTGGAAAGCGCACACTTACTTCTTCATACAGCAAGAGAAGAATCTTTTGGTGTAGTTTTAACAGAGGCCATGTCTTTAGGAGTGCCAGTCATTGGAGGGACAACATCTGGTGCCGTTCCATGGGTAATCAATGAAACTCGTCTTTTGGTAGATATAAATAATCCTGTTGACATTAGCGATAAAATGACTGAGGTATTCTCAGACAAAAATCTATATACACATTTGTCTGAAAAATGCTATAAGCATGTTGTCGAGCAGTTTTCATCAAAAAGTGTTGTTGATGGCTATTTGGATTATTATTACGAAATAATAAACCAGGAATCAATATGA